Proteins from one Microcaecilia unicolor chromosome 2, aMicUni1.1, whole genome shotgun sequence genomic window:
- the LOC115461866 gene encoding ciliogenesis and planar polarity effector 1-like has translation MFRLLQLQQINFMSLMQVVGSSFANLPNIQHILQQPQSAHQGQSQPANPVRSNDVVQSRPAHSKEVLPCHSSLKSQQQPSVSKTDNRRANYETSPDRQEANAQHDQSNKENIKVAPDLSHPLYQPELQTSDPLVSQTLFSTNSSKSLPLLMPVTDIQNPTLIPASKRMAAANGFPLLKLQSGHQLKPLTINPVKVTQAFAWPPSRPREAWGPSNSEQKVPLSSTPANKTSLLAHLNLNQYDTNVIQQAEEQKKKWADIVNKRPPKHLNLDQYNYLPTSGTGQQNSKAASASKPIDIHSIPACEPYQNRSTELPLLHLQIDHLRLITPVVRPCVAPPLLPVQPVQQTNLALLQANLFPENKVITKLPGSPFQPPKLIPLQNLIAFQQSCQSKSQATLGQSLSGQIQLLKANIEPFEMRTEKDNKKRQKRRAENQKVQESKPEKSEKTSVAFQPEDSIINLNSLEKPFQTKPHQPGSPSSEPADEFVIPLGSFDSSLLEQNSVGGPVLTSAELHYLASTRKKVAEKYDASTNTDSACKSYRDVDVGCEEIISKLDKNHQIPSPASPGWLCSMSLPILT, from the exons CTGcagcaaatcaatttcatgagCTTAATGCAAGTAGTAGGATCATCATTTGCAAATCTTCCAAATATACAGCACATTTTGCAACAACCTCAGTCTGCTCATCAGGGACAAAGCCAACCTGCAAACCCAGTGAGGAGTAATGATGTTGTTCAGTCCCGGCCAGCTCATTCTAAGGAGGTCCTGCCTTGTCATTCCTCTTTAAAATCTCAACAACAGCCTTCTGTGAGTAAAACAGATAACAGGAGGGCCAATTATGAGACCAGCCCTGATAGACAGGAAGCTAATGCTCAGCATGATCAAagcaacaaagaaaatataaag GTTGCTCCAGATTTGAGTCATCCTTTATATCAACCTGAGTTACAGACCAGTGATCCTCTAGTATCTCAGACTCTGTTTTCCACAAATTCCAGTAAAAGTCTTCCTCTTTTAATGCCTGTTACAGACATTCAGAATCCTACACTGATTCCAGCTTCCAAACGTATGGCTGCTGCAAATGGTTTTCCATTGCTTAAACTTCAGTCTGGTCATCAGCTCAAACCACTCACCATAAATCCAGTAAAGGTTACTCAAGCCTTTGCTTGGCCTCCTTCCCGACCAAGAGAGGCCTGGGGGCCATCTAACAGTGAACAAAAAGTTCCTTTGTCCTCTACACCAGCAAACAAGACCAGTCTATTAGCCCATTTAAACCTGAATCAGTATGACACCAATGTCATCCAGCAAGCAGAGGAGCAAAAGAAAAAATGGGCAGATATTGTGAACAAGAGACCTCCTAAGCATCTTAACCTGGATCAGTATAATTATCTGCCAACCTCTGGTACAGGACAACAGAATTCTAAAGCTGCCAGTGCCAGCAAACCCATTGACATTCATAGTATTCCTGCTTGTGAACCTTACCAGAATCGTTCAACTGAATTGCCTTTATTACATCTGCAGATTGATCACTTACGTTTAATTACACCAGTTGTAAGACCTTGTGTTGCTCCTCCCTTATTACCTGTTCAACCTGTACAACAGACCAACTTAGCATTGCTACAGGCTAATCTGTTTCCAGAGAACAAG GTGATCACTAAGCTTCCAGGTTCACCATTTCAACCACCAAAGCTCATCCCTTTACAGAATCTGATTGCATTTCAGCAGAGCTGCCAGAGTAAATCTCAAGCAACCTTGGGGCAAAGCCTCTCTGGACAGATTCAGTTGTTAAAAGCTAACATTGAACCTTTTGAAATGAGGACAGAAAAGGATAATAAAAAGAG GCAAAAGAGGCGGGCAGAGAATCAGAAAGTTCAAGAGAGTAAACCGGAGAAATCTGAAAAGACAAGTGTGGCATTCCAACCCGAAGACTCCATTATTAATCTAAATAGTCTTGAGAAACCTTTTCAAACTAAG CCTCATCAGCCAGGATCACCCAGTTCTGAACCTGCAGATGAATTTGTCATTCCTCTTG GATCATTTGATTCTAGTCTGTTGGAGCAAAATTCAGTGGGAGGACCAGTTCTAACTTCCGCAGAATTACACTACCTAGCTTCAACGAGAAAAAAAGTTGCAGAAAAATATGATGCAAGTACAAACACAGATTCAG CTTGTAAATCCTATCGAGATGTAGACGTTGGCTGTGAGGAAATCATTTCTAAACTTGATAAAAATCATCAAATCCCTTCTCCTGCTTCTCCAGGTTGGCTTTGTTCCATGTCTCTGCCTATATTAACTTGA